In the genome of Massilia sp. PAMC28688, one region contains:
- a CDS encoding DUF2271 domain-containing protein: MKLHHTLAVLSLPMISGWAVGADMTVKFEIPRLKVAEYHRPYVAIWVESAAQPAVNTLAVLYDVKKKDNAGTKWVKDMRTWWRKAGRDMTLPMDGVSGATRAPGEQKLSFGPELAKLDKLPAGDYQMVIEAAREAGGRELVRVPFKLPLTGKQTLSAKGKEELGAVTLQITP; encoded by the coding sequence ATGAAACTACATCACACCCTGGCCGTCCTCAGCCTGCCGATGATCAGCGGCTGGGCCGTTGGCGCCGACATGACCGTCAAATTCGAGATCCCGCGCCTGAAGGTGGCGGAATATCACCGCCCCTATGTGGCGATCTGGGTCGAAAGCGCGGCGCAGCCGGCGGTCAACACGCTGGCCGTACTCTATGACGTGAAAAAGAAGGACAACGCCGGCACCAAGTGGGTCAAGGACATGCGCACCTGGTGGCGCAAGGCCGGCCGCGACATGACGCTGCCCATGGACGGCGTCAGCGGCGCCACCCGCGCGCCCGGCGAGCAAAAGCTGAGCTTTGGCCCTGAACTGGCCAAGCTGGACAAGCTGCCGGCCGGCGACTACCAGATGGTCATCGAAGCGGCGCGCGAGGCAGGCGGCCGCGAACTGGTGCGCGTGCCGTTCAAGCTGCCGCTGACCGGCAAGCAGACCCTGAGCGCCAAGGGCAAGGAAGAACTCGGCGCCGTTACTTTGCAAATTACTCCCTGA
- a CDS encoding sulfite reductase subunit alpha, translated as MMNLDPTRWAIVATMLLAYGGMCAAIWRSRRSVATATGTADWLVLHASQTGTGEYLAARTRDTLATGGLSVHVASLDALDEEQLRAAQRVLFIVSTYGEGDPPDSGARFARMISTTRANLGHLHYGVLALGDSSYSHYCGFGRRVDSALAGLGAQALFERVEADRVAPAAIETWQHHLSHLAGTSDAPDWSAPDYGQWRITERTLLNAGSAGAPVYLLGLKPVDGSRPQWQAGDLVQVSAPADPDYPREYSIASLPADGRIELVVRLHVHEDGTHGAASGWLCSGAAEADTIRMRVREHRRFQAGDNATRPMILIGNGTGIAGLRSHIKNRPQGRTWLLFGERSAAHDALFGDELRQWHQAGSLEQLDLAYSRDGGEHTYVQHLLAVRTAMLRAWIADGAAIYVCGSLQGMAGGVHEVLIDALGQDTLDQLDAQGRYRRDVY; from the coding sequence ATGATGAACCTGGATCCCACGCGCTGGGCCATCGTGGCCACCATGCTGCTTGCCTATGGCGGCATGTGCGCCGCCATCTGGCGCAGCCGCCGCAGCGTGGCCACGGCCACCGGCACGGCCGATTGGCTGGTGCTCCATGCCAGCCAGACCGGAACCGGCGAATACCTGGCCGCGCGCACGCGCGACACGCTCGCCACCGGAGGCCTTAGCGTGCATGTGGCCAGCCTCGACGCACTCGACGAAGAACAACTGCGCGCGGCGCAGCGCGTCCTGTTCATTGTCAGCACGTACGGCGAAGGCGACCCGCCGGACAGCGGCGCACGTTTTGCCCGCATGATCAGCACTACCCGTGCCAACCTGGGACACCTGCACTACGGCGTGCTGGCCCTGGGCGACAGCAGCTATTCCCATTACTGCGGCTTCGGCCGCCGGGTCGACAGCGCACTGGCCGGGCTGGGCGCCCAGGCGCTGTTCGAGCGCGTGGAAGCAGACCGCGTGGCGCCGGCGGCCATCGAAACCTGGCAGCACCACCTGAGCCACCTGGCCGGCACCAGCGACGCCCCTGACTGGAGCGCGCCTGACTACGGCCAGTGGCGCATCACGGAACGCACGCTGCTCAACGCCGGCAGTGCCGGTGCGCCGGTGTATCTGCTTGGGCTCAAACCTGTCGATGGCAGCCGGCCGCAGTGGCAGGCGGGCGACCTGGTACAGGTCAGCGCGCCGGCCGATCCGGATTACCCGCGTGAGTACTCCATTGCCTCCCTTCCGGCCGACGGACGCATCGAGCTGGTGGTGCGACTGCATGTTCATGAAGACGGCACGCACGGCGCGGCCTCCGGCTGGCTGTGCAGCGGCGCGGCGGAGGCCGACACCATCAGGATGCGCGTGCGCGAACACCGGCGCTTCCAGGCCGGCGACAACGCAACACGGCCCATGATCTTGATCGGAAACGGCACGGGCATTGCAGGACTGCGTTCGCACATCAAGAACCGCCCGCAGGGGCGCACCTGGCTGCTGTTCGGTGAGCGCAGCGCCGCCCATGACGCGCTGTTTGGCGATGAACTGCGCCAGTGGCATCAAGCCGGCTCGCTTGAGCAGCTGGACCTGGCGTACTCGCGCGACGGCGGCGAACACACCTATGTGCAGCACCTGCTGGCCGTGCGCACCGCCATGCTGCGCGCCTGGATCGCTGACGGCGCGGCCATCTATGTCTGCGGCAGCCTGCAGGGCATGGCCGGCGGCGTGCACGAAGTCCTCATTGACGCGCTGGGCCAGGATACGCTCGACCAGCTCGATGCCCAGGGCCGTTACCGGCGCGACGTTTATTAA
- a CDS encoding FAD:protein FMN transferase: MRRVLVPLSIAPELPAPGSAVAQASGYTMGTTWQVQAVLAPAQAGLRESMAQQLQRQLDIIVAQMSHWESGSDLGRFNAAPAGSWHHLPSAFYKVLSYALEVADASGGAYDPCAGALVNCWGFGAQRRYTEAGFYAPPADIVHAILAREDRARLKLDPAGRQALQPGGVQLDLSSVAKGYGVDQLANCLELNGVHHYLVEVGGELRGAGVKPDGGPWWVQLEAVPDAGQQLDTVAALHGLAIATSGDYRQHFSYAGARASHTLDPRTGYPIRNQVASVTVLHAECMAADALSTALSVLGPEAGLRFAEARKLAARFIVRTDGGLHEVTSSAFDDMLQ; encoded by the coding sequence ATGCGCCGCGTCCTCGTTCCGCTGTCGATTGCGCCCGAGCTGCCCGCCCCGGGCAGCGCCGTGGCGCAGGCGTCGGGATACACCATGGGGACCACCTGGCAGGTGCAGGCGGTGCTGGCGCCGGCCCAGGCGGGGCTGCGCGAGAGCATGGCGCAGCAGCTGCAGCGCCAGCTCGATATTATCGTCGCCCAGATGAGCCATTGGGAGAGCGGCTCCGACCTGGGCCGCTTTAACGCGGCGCCAGCGGGCAGCTGGCACCATCTCCCCTCGGCCTTTTACAAGGTGCTCAGTTACGCGCTGGAGGTGGCAGACGCCTCCGGCGGCGCCTACGACCCTTGCGCCGGCGCCCTGGTCAACTGCTGGGGTTTCGGCGCGCAGCGGCGTTACACCGAGGCCGGCTTCTATGCCCCGCCGGCAGACATCGTCCACGCCATCCTGGCGCGCGAGGACCGCGCGCGCCTCAAGCTCGATCCGGCCGGCCGCCAGGCCCTGCAGCCCGGGGGCGTGCAGCTTGACCTGTCGTCGGTGGCCAAAGGCTATGGCGTGGACCAGCTGGCCAACTGCCTGGAACTCAATGGCGTGCACCACTACCTGGTGGAAGTAGGCGGCGAGCTGCGCGGCGCCGGCGTCAAGCCCGATGGCGGGCCATGGTGGGTCCAGCTGGAAGCGGTGCCCGACGCCGGCCAGCAACTCGACACCGTGGCGGCCCTGCACGGACTGGCCATTGCCACCTCCGGCGACTACCGCCAGCACTTTTCATACGCCGGCGCGCGCGCCTCGCACACGCTCGACCCGCGCACCGGCTACCCGATCCGCAACCAGGTGGCTTCGGTCACCGTGCTGCATGCCGAATGCATGGCGGCCGACGCCCTCTCCACGGCCCTGTCGGTGCTCGGTCCGGAGGCAGGGCTGCGCTTTGCGGAAGCGCGCAAGCTGGCCGCGCGCTTCATCGTGCGAACTGACGGCGGCCTGCATGAAGTCACCAGCAGCGCCTTTGACGACATGCTGCAATGA
- a CDS encoding Fe2+-dependent dioxygenase → MMLHIPDVLTRDQVAAMRRTLDGADWSDGRATVGPQGAQVKRNRQLPEASALGAELGAVILAALQRHPLYISAALPLRTVPPLFNSYAGGEHYGAHVDGSVRSVPGSPLPLRTDLSCTLFLANPEDYDGGELVVTDTYGTHEVKLPAGDMILYPSSSVHKVEPVTRGTRVCSFFWVQSMVRDDAKRSMLHELDQTIQRLRMRIGDADEVITLTSHYHNLLRQWAEL, encoded by the coding sequence ATGATGCTGCATATTCCCGACGTGTTGACCCGCGACCAGGTCGCTGCCATGCGGCGCACCCTCGATGGCGCCGACTGGTCCGACGGGCGCGCGACAGTGGGACCGCAGGGTGCCCAGGTCAAGCGCAATCGCCAGCTGCCGGAAGCATCGGCACTGGGCGCGGAACTGGGCGCGGTGATTCTGGCGGCGCTGCAGCGCCACCCGCTTTACATCTCGGCGGCGCTGCCGCTGCGCACCGTGCCGCCGCTCTTTAACAGCTACGCCGGTGGCGAACATTACGGCGCCCACGTCGATGGGTCGGTCCGCAGCGTTCCGGGAAGTCCCCTGCCCCTGCGCACCGACCTTTCCTGCACCCTGTTCCTGGCCAATCCCGAAGATTATGACGGCGGTGAACTGGTGGTCACCGACACCTATGGCACCCACGAAGTGAAACTGCCGGCCGGCGACATGATCCTGTACCCCTCCTCCAGCGTACACAAAGTGGAACCAGTCACGCGCGGCACCCGGGTATGCTCGTTCTTCTGGGTGCAGAGCATGGTGCGCGACGACGCCAAGCGGTCGATGCTGCATGAACTGGATCAAACCATCCAGCGCCTGCGCATGCGCATTGGCGACGCTGACGAGGTCATCACACTGACCAGCCACTATCACAACCTGCTGCGCCAGTGGGCGGAGCTGTAA
- a CDS encoding response regulator, with translation MSARVYIVEDEAELAAVMADYARASGYLPTVFVDGREAMAAVHAQAPDMLVLDLMLPGMDGLAVCRAVRAVSQVPIIMVTARVEEIDRLLGLESGADDYLCKPFSPRELMARIKVILRRVQPGAATGVCHVDEPAQRIMIGGRVLELTPSEYAILAGMARRRGQVFSRAQLLDLARHDSLDVTDRAIDSHIKNLRRKIGVVLPEAEAIASVYGLGYRFDL, from the coding sequence ATGAGCGCGCGCGTCTACATCGTCGAGGACGAGGCGGAACTGGCAGCCGTGATGGCCGACTATGCACGCGCCAGCGGCTACCTGCCAACCGTGTTCGTCGATGGCCGCGAAGCGATGGCCGCCGTGCACGCGCAGGCGCCGGACATGCTGGTGCTCGACCTCATGCTGCCGGGGATGGACGGCCTGGCCGTCTGCCGCGCGGTGCGCGCCGTTTCGCAAGTGCCCATCATCATGGTCACGGCGCGCGTGGAAGAAATTGACCGGCTGCTCGGCCTGGAAAGCGGCGCCGACGACTACCTGTGCAAGCCATTTAGCCCGCGCGAACTGATGGCCCGCATCAAGGTCATTTTGCGGCGCGTCCAGCCCGGCGCTGCGACCGGCGTATGCCACGTGGATGAGCCGGCCCAGCGCATCATGATTGGCGGCCGGGTGCTCGAGCTCACGCCCAGCGAATACGCCATCCTGGCAGGCATGGCGCGGCGCCGGGGACAGGTGTTTTCGCGCGCCCAGCTGCTGGACCTGGCACGCCACGACAGCCTGGACGTGACCGACCGCGCCATTGACAGTCACATCAAGAACCTGCGGCGCAAAATTGGCGTTGTCTTACCGGAAGCGGAAGCCATCGCGTCCGTCTACGGCCTGGGCTACCGCTTCGATTTATAG
- a CDS encoding catecholate siderophore receptor Fiu, which yields MSYIRNRKHVSVRQPILSHSLIALAALAPFAAHAQDAAGQEKKLKELTVTATADVPFKADKVSSPKLTEPLLDTPQTIAVIKKELIAEQGATSIMEALRNTPGITLQLGENGNTSAGDTFQMRGFATQTSVFVDGVRDLGPVSRDAFNVEQIEVSKGPAGADIGRGATSGYVNLVSKSAQADNFNLGTVSINSGNNKRVTADINRSLSPTSAVRLNVMGYDGGVIGRDHIEASGMGVAPSLVFGLGTPTRVTLGTQHIRQDNDPDGGLPSIGLPGFNNVRDPAVNGGPRVRTENYYGLASDYEKIDADMATVKIEHDFAGGAKLSNISRFGKSNMDRILTGINIISAEGQPANPAAWVVSRSRQSVLQDNEIMANLTNVVSDFTIGNVAHTVSAGLELLSEKQLSTNRGGLGVPPPANLYKPNVHDVAVDLAPAPNGAYTRGSTTTAAVYAFDTAKLTEQFHLNGGLRVEHYSTDTNSAAFTNNAVVPGDLLENSDTLVSWKIGALYKPTVDSSIYAAAASSKTPPGSANFALSASPNNVNRPNTAPQNARNVEIGGKWDVLAKKLALTAAAYRTENTNEIVTIDAQAGIYAQTGRRRVQGVELGMVGQFTRAWNVTAGVATMKSKVLEGGVSGLSAQNSLTRWSPDLTATLWSSYAVNDKFTIGGGARYVSEQKRVVDPNLSLATQNVPEIPSYSVLDAVLSYKVSPHLSLQLNVYNLADKFYLSTLNNGGSRFALGTGRSAQLTANIAF from the coding sequence TTGTCTTACATTCGCAACCGCAAGCACGTATCCGTTCGCCAACCTATTCTGTCGCACTCGCTGATCGCCCTGGCCGCGCTTGCGCCCTTCGCGGCCCATGCGCAGGACGCCGCTGGCCAGGAAAAGAAGCTCAAGGAGCTGACCGTGACCGCCACGGCCGATGTGCCGTTCAAGGCCGACAAGGTGTCCTCGCCCAAGCTCACCGAGCCTCTGCTGGACACGCCCCAGACCATCGCCGTGATCAAGAAGGAACTCATTGCCGAGCAAGGCGCGACCTCGATCATGGAAGCGCTGCGCAATACGCCGGGCATCACGCTGCAGCTGGGCGAAAACGGCAATACCAGTGCCGGCGACACCTTCCAGATGCGTGGCTTTGCCACCCAGACTTCGGTGTTTGTCGATGGCGTGCGTGACCTGGGCCCGGTCAGCCGCGACGCCTTTAACGTGGAGCAGATTGAAGTGTCAAAAGGGCCTGCCGGCGCCGACATCGGCCGCGGCGCCACCTCGGGCTACGTCAATTTGGTCAGCAAGAGCGCGCAGGCCGACAATTTCAACCTGGGGACGGTCAGCATCAACAGCGGCAACAACAAGCGCGTCACGGCCGACATCAACCGTTCGCTCAGCCCGACCAGCGCGGTGCGCCTGAACGTGATGGGCTACGACGGCGGCGTGATCGGGCGCGACCATATCGAAGCGAGCGGCATGGGCGTGGCGCCCTCGCTGGTGTTTGGCCTGGGTACGCCCACCCGCGTCACGCTTGGCACCCAGCACATCCGCCAGGACAATGACCCGGACGGCGGCTTGCCCAGCATTGGCCTGCCGGGCTTTAACAATGTGCGCGATCCGGCCGTCAACGGCGGCCCCCGCGTGCGCACCGAGAACTACTACGGCCTGGCCAGCGACTACGAAAAGATCGACGCCGACATGGCTACCGTGAAGATCGAACACGATTTCGCCGGCGGCGCCAAACTGTCGAACATCTCGCGCTTCGGCAAGTCCAATATGGACCGCATCCTCACCGGCATCAATATCATTTCGGCCGAAGGCCAGCCCGCCAACCCGGCAGCCTGGGTGGTGAGCCGCAGCCGCCAGTCGGTGTTGCAGGATAACGAGATCATGGCCAACCTGACCAACGTCGTCAGCGACTTCACGATCGGCAATGTCGCCCACACCGTGTCGGCCGGCCTGGAACTGCTGAGCGAAAAGCAGCTCTCGACCAACCGCGGCGGCCTGGGCGTGCCCCCACCGGCCAATCTGTACAAGCCCAATGTCCATGATGTGGCGGTGGACCTGGCGCCCGCGCCCAACGGCGCCTACACCCGCGGCAGCACCACCACCGCCGCCGTGTACGCGTTTGACACGGCCAAGCTTACCGAGCAGTTTCACCTCAACGGCGGGCTGCGTGTGGAGCATTACAGCACCGACACCAACAGCGCGGCATTTACCAACAATGCGGTGGTCCCCGGCGACTTGCTGGAAAACTCCGATACCCTCGTGAGCTGGAAGATTGGTGCGCTGTACAAGCCGACCGTGGACAGCAGCATCTACGCGGCCGCGGCATCGTCGAAAACGCCGCCCGGCAGCGCCAACTTTGCCCTGAGCGCCTCGCCCAACAATGTCAACCGCCCCAACACGGCGCCGCAAAATGCGCGCAACGTTGAAATCGGCGGCAAATGGGACGTGCTGGCGAAAAAGCTGGCCCTGACCGCCGCTGCCTACCGCACCGAAAACACCAATGAAATCGTGACCATCGATGCGCAGGCCGGCATCTACGCCCAGACCGGGCGCCGCCGCGTGCAGGGCGTGGAGCTGGGCATGGTTGGCCAGTTCACCCGCGCCTGGAACGTGACGGCCGGTGTCGCCACAATGAAGTCGAAAGTGCTCGAAGGCGGTGTGAGCGGCCTGAGTGCCCAGAATTCGCTGACCCGCTGGTCGCCCGACCTGACCGCCACGCTGTGGAGCAGCTACGCCGTCAACGACAAGTTCACCATTGGCGGCGGCGCGCGCTACGTGTCCGAGCAAAAGCGGGTGGTCGACCCGAACCTGTCGCTGGCGACCCAGAACGTGCCGGAGATCCCCTCCTATTCAGTGCTCGACGCCGTGCTGTCGTACAAGGTGAGCCCGCATCTGTCGCTGCAGCTCAATGTGTACAACCTGGCTGACAAGTTCTACTTGAGCACCCTGAACAATGGCGGCTCGCGCTTTGCGCTCGGCACCGGCCGTTCGGCCCAGCTGACCGCCAATATCGCTTTTTAA
- a CDS encoding oxidoreductase-like domain-containing protein, whose protein sequence is MSRPPRKMPAPPPPATDPCPLPPAPPALEDCCRSGCTPCILDLYEDALERYQTRLRAWQARHQQRQASDVKPSARDTQS, encoded by the coding sequence ATGAGCAGACCACCACGAAAAATGCCCGCTCCGCCGCCCCCGGCAACGGACCCCTGCCCGCTGCCTCCGGCGCCGCCCGCGCTGGAGGACTGCTGCCGCAGCGGATGCACGCCCTGCATCCTGGACCTCTATGAGGACGCGCTGGAGCGCTATCAAACCCGGCTGCGGGCATGGCAGGCGCGCCATCAGCAAAGGCAGGCCAGCGACGTTAAGCCGTCAGCGCGCGATACTCAGTCCTGA
- a CDS encoding ATP-binding protein: protein MKLSIGHRLFLSVLLAIVAVAAAAVMLMRHNVMSGFSDYAVGIELDRLDELSGDLSRRYREAGGWQFLPSALPSRQRWIAEELGRLQVARGLPAPPPPPPAPEAPAPPPPPPGAFVAPPLPPPVIPLQAPENASELGLQDRVTLLDASGGYLAGRPEAAADASARRPIVAAGVVVGHLAVTKATLPSDAMAGAFMERMKNSLWIIVAASVGLSALAAVLLAAHFRKPILRLAHGARELAAGRYETRLDAARSDELGDLAASFNQLAARLDQVESSRRQWVADTSHELRTPLSVLRAQLEAMQDGVRPASEQNIEAMLRQVLALNKLIDQLYTLARADVGELDLQAVPLDLWQLACDHAQGFAERFAAASMTFSAATAAAPCIVVADPDRIRQILTNLFENCIRYCGPGTGVVMSARRHGGQLELLIDDSGPGVPEAALEHLAERFYRVDASRSRQHGGAGLGLSLSLRIAMAHGGALAFARSPLGGLQARLTLAAP, encoded by the coding sequence TTGAAACTGTCCATCGGCCATCGCCTGTTCCTGTCTGTCCTGCTGGCCATCGTGGCCGTGGCGGCGGCAGCGGTCATGCTGATGCGGCACAACGTCATGAGCGGCTTCTCGGATTACGCGGTCGGCATCGAACTCGATCGGCTCGATGAACTCTCCGGTGACCTGAGCCGCCGCTACCGCGAAGCGGGAGGCTGGCAATTCCTGCCATCGGCCCTGCCATCCCGGCAGCGCTGGATTGCCGAGGAACTGGGGCGCCTGCAGGTTGCGCGGGGCCTTCCCGCACCACCGCCTCCGCCACCAGCGCCAGAGGCGCCGGCACCCCCGCCCCCGCCGCCGGGCGCCTTTGTCGCGCCACCGCTGCCGCCACCGGTGATCCCCTTGCAAGCGCCTGAGAACGCCAGCGAGCTTGGTCTGCAGGACCGCGTGACGCTGCTCGACGCCAGCGGCGGCTACCTGGCCGGCCGGCCAGAGGCGGCCGCCGACGCCAGCGCGCGGCGGCCCATTGTCGCCGCGGGTGTGGTCGTTGGCCATCTGGCCGTGACCAAGGCCACGCTGCCGAGCGACGCCATGGCGGGCGCATTCATGGAACGGATGAAGAACAGCTTGTGGATTATCGTGGCAGCCAGCGTGGGACTGAGCGCACTGGCCGCCGTGCTGCTGGCGGCCCACTTTCGCAAGCCGATCCTGCGCCTGGCCCATGGCGCGCGTGAACTGGCGGCGGGGCGCTACGAGACCAGGCTCGACGCCGCGCGCAGCGATGAACTGGGCGACCTGGCCGCCAGCTTCAACCAACTGGCCGCCAGGCTGGACCAGGTGGAGTCGTCGCGCCGCCAATGGGTAGCCGACACCTCGCACGAACTGCGCACCCCGCTGTCGGTACTGCGCGCCCAGCTCGAAGCGATGCAGGATGGCGTGCGGCCCGCCAGTGAGCAAAACATTGAAGCGATGCTGCGCCAGGTGCTGGCCTTGAACAAGCTGATCGACCAGCTCTATACCTTGGCGCGCGCCGATGTGGGCGAACTGGATCTGCAAGCCGTCCCGCTCGACCTGTGGCAACTGGCCTGCGATCACGCGCAGGGCTTCGCCGAGCGCTTTGCCGCCGCTTCCATGACGTTCAGCGCCGCTACCGCAGCGGCGCCATGCATCGTGGTGGCCGATCCTGACCGCATCCGCCAGATTCTCACCAACCTGTTTGAAAACTGTATCCGCTACTGCGGCCCGGGCACCGGCGTGGTGATGAGCGCGCGCCGCCATGGCGGCCAGCTGGAACTGCTGATCGACGACAGCGGCCCGGGCGTGCCGGAAGCGGCACTCGAGCATCTGGCGGAGCGTTTTTACCGGGTCGATGCGTCGCGCAGCCGCCAGCATGGCGGCGCAGGACTGGGACTGTCGCTGTCGCTGCGCATCGCCATGGCGCATGGCGGAGCGCTGGCCTTTGCGCGCTCGCCGCTGGGCGGCCTGCAGGCGCGCCTGACACTGGCGGCGCCATGA
- a CDS encoding DUF4198 domain-containing protein: MTIKKTLLALALATLSLHAAAHRPWLLPQVTNVEGKEAWVTIDGAVSEGLFDIDHVALKMDSATVTDPDGVVTPVPTPLMGKQRSSVDLKLTKPGTYKVAMVTKAVMGSYKDAAGATKRFRGSEEDYAKDVPAGASGLRTMRTHARLETFVTMNRASTGALKPSGVGLELVPVTHPTEMREGETATWRFQLDGKPLPNFEFSLTPGGVRYRGVLGEQRLTTDAKGEASLKLPKPGMYWLHAGYPVTSEKGMPEDGPAESRRYSYAATLEILPE; this comes from the coding sequence ATGACGATCAAGAAGACCCTGCTGGCGCTCGCGCTGGCCACCCTGTCGCTGCACGCGGCAGCACACCGCCCGTGGCTGCTGCCCCAGGTCACCAATGTCGAAGGCAAGGAAGCGTGGGTGACGATTGACGGCGCCGTGTCGGAAGGCCTGTTCGACATCGACCACGTGGCCCTGAAAATGGACAGCGCCACCGTCACCGATCCGGACGGCGTGGTGACCCCGGTGCCCACGCCCCTGATGGGCAAGCAGCGCAGCAGCGTCGACCTCAAGCTGACCAAGCCTGGCACCTACAAGGTGGCCATGGTCACCAAGGCGGTAATGGGCAGCTACAAGGATGCAGCGGGCGCCACCAAGCGCTTTCGCGGCAGCGAGGAAGACTACGCGAAGGATGTACCGGCCGGTGCCAGCGGCCTGCGCACCATGCGCACGCACGCGCGCCTGGAAACCTTCGTGACCATGAACCGCGCCAGCACCGGCGCCCTCAAGCCGTCAGGTGTGGGCCTGGAACTGGTACCGGTGACACATCCCACCGAGATGCGCGAAGGCGAAACGGCGACCTGGCGCTTCCAGCTGGACGGCAAGCCCTTGCCCAATTTCGAGTTCAGCTTGACCCCCGGCGGGGTGCGCTATCGCGGTGTGCTGGGTGAGCAGCGCCTGACCACGGACGCCAAGGGCGAAGCGTCGCTCAAGCTGCCCAAGCCGGGCATGTACTGGCTGCACGCGGGCTACCCGGTCACGTCCGAAAAAGGCATGCCGGAAGACGGCCCGGCCGAGAGCCGCCGTTACAGCTACGCCGCCACGCTCGAAATCCTGCCCGAGTAA
- a CDS encoding PepSY-associated TM helix domain-containing protein — MPTPTPHIPSASRAIWLKNLHRWHWISAALSLLGMLMFSVTGITLNHAAQIEAAPKVVNRKATLPAPLAARLAAFADANEDARKPLPPAIAGWVPTAFDIKVDGLEAEWSDGEAYIPLPRPGGDGWLRLSADGSAEYEVTSRGTVSWLNDLHKGRNTGPVWSWFIDIFAGACIVFSLTGFLIMKLHAANRPSTWPVIGFGILVPVLLALLFTH, encoded by the coding sequence ATGCCCACCCCAACGCCGCACATTCCCAGCGCCAGCAGAGCAATCTGGCTCAAGAATCTGCACCGCTGGCACTGGATCAGTGCGGCCCTCAGCCTGCTGGGCATGCTGATGTTTTCCGTCACCGGCATCACGCTCAACCACGCAGCGCAGATCGAGGCGGCCCCCAAGGTCGTCAACCGCAAGGCCACCCTGCCCGCGCCGCTGGCCGCGCGGCTCGCTGCCTTTGCCGACGCCAATGAAGACGCACGCAAGCCGCTGCCACCGGCCATCGCGGGCTGGGTGCCGACCGCGTTTGACATCAAGGTCGACGGCCTGGAAGCGGAATGGAGCGACGGCGAAGCCTACATTCCCCTGCCCCGTCCCGGCGGCGATGGCTGGCTGCGGCTGTCGGCCGACGGCAGCGCGGAATACGAAGTCACCAGCCGGGGCACGGTGTCGTGGCTGAACGACCTGCACAAGGGCCGCAATACCGGCCCCGTATGGAGCTGGTTCATCGACATCTTTGCCGGTGCCTGCATCGTGTTTTCCCTGACCGGTTTCCTCATCATGAAACTGCACGCGGCCAACCGGCCGTCCACCTGGCCCGTGATTGGCTTCGGCATCCTGGTGCCGGTGCTGCTTGCGCTCTTGTTTACCCACTAG